Proteins encoded together in one Streptomyces sp. B1I3 window:
- a CDS encoding glycerophosphodiester phosphodiesterase: MALPDDLPTVTLTGTYTHPDGSPMKGSVSITPVPGKIVAADSGLTVQGRAKQKFDGNGAVSLTVLATDAAGINPENFTYRVTIAFPDATGDSFFIALPASAPTVQLPAITPASPSEGDYVVVTGPAGPEGPAGTAGEPGPQGQPGPPGSNADAEQYTDDAVAAEATRSDAAYDPTGAAATARTQAISTAADDATTKAAAAQAAATGTASADATSKANAAQAAAAIDATTKAAAAQAAAISTAAADATTKAGTAQSTATTAAASDATSKANAAQAAAISTASSDATTKANAAQSAAVAAASSDATTKANAAQAAATTVAAGDATTKAGNAQTAAVSAAATSAATLYLPSAIQTIDSYLAGASPASPRFFAHRGGGMVRPEHTMAGYRASAAQGFPPEVSANIDGSGELWCIHDPTMDRTTYKTGAVNSYLTEEIGQQVLTNGRVMLGPGWTEQPMVPLRQVLDEFLGKIPIFLEAKGNDAVVPTQTLLSTYYPHAPRSVIWKCHIGTASLPWAKDPSRNYKTWVYLDDGTSDAAITAKDQYIDYLGVSTTMADARVAQIVARGKPVFSWPVYRRSQVARLTGLGVVGIMASDPRYVSTALPQRTASRWDLQVKESGGTPGLDYDATYSLLFAPAPDVGWVSINALPNQSYGLGTYAPVQGSAAGYRIAFDMKYKTLPAATVHGGFYFGKAADDGYRFSTANASGGYHVVMRASGDMQLYRHTAGSTTGTQIGSTITTPAPIADTAMSFQINVTPTTVELKRTDGAGWTTGPIADTTYRGGYLGLSNGSITDLTTRPYWRNLVITQL; this comes from the coding sequence ATGGCACTGCCCGACGACCTCCCCACCGTCACCCTCACCGGCACCTACACCCACCCCGACGGATCCCCCATGAAAGGGTCCGTCAGCATCACCCCCGTCCCAGGCAAGATCGTGGCCGCAGACAGCGGGCTCACAGTCCAAGGCCGGGCCAAGCAAAAGTTCGACGGCAACGGCGCAGTCAGCCTCACCGTCCTCGCCACCGACGCCGCCGGGATCAACCCGGAAAACTTCACCTACCGGGTGACGATCGCGTTCCCCGACGCGACCGGCGACAGCTTCTTCATCGCACTCCCCGCCAGCGCCCCCACCGTGCAGCTCCCCGCGATCACCCCCGCCTCCCCGTCCGAAGGCGACTACGTCGTCGTCACCGGACCGGCCGGACCCGAAGGTCCCGCCGGTACTGCCGGGGAGCCTGGCCCGCAGGGCCAACCGGGCCCGCCCGGATCCAACGCAGACGCCGAGCAGTACACCGACGACGCTGTTGCCGCCGAAGCCACCCGCTCCGACGCCGCCTACGACCCCACCGGCGCCGCTGCGACCGCCCGCACCCAAGCCATCAGCACCGCAGCAGACGACGCGACGACCAAAGCCGCGGCAGCTCAGGCCGCCGCCACCGGTACGGCCAGCGCAGACGCCACCAGCAAAGCCAACGCCGCGCAAGCCGCAGCCGCCATCGACGCCACAACGAAAGCGGCAGCAGCCCAAGCCGCAGCCATCTCAACCGCAGCAGCAGACGCCACAACCAAGGCCGGCACAGCACAGAGCACGGCAACGACCGCAGCCGCATCTGACGCCACCAGCAAAGCCAACGCGGCTCAGGCTGCAGCCATAAGCACGGCGTCCTCCGACGCTACGACCAAGGCCAATGCCGCACAGTCCGCCGCTGTCGCCGCAGCCTCATCGGACGCCACCACGAAGGCGAACGCCGCCCAGGCCGCCGCGACCACAGTGGCAGCAGGTGACGCGACTACCAAGGCAGGCAACGCGCAGACCGCCGCAGTAAGCGCCGCCGCCACTTCTGCCGCAACCCTGTACCTTCCGAGCGCCATCCAGACCATCGACTCGTACCTCGCCGGCGCTAGCCCCGCCTCGCCACGGTTCTTCGCCCACCGAGGCGGCGGCATGGTCCGGCCCGAGCACACCATGGCCGGCTACCGGGCGTCCGCAGCCCAGGGCTTTCCGCCCGAGGTGTCCGCCAACATCGACGGTTCCGGTGAGCTGTGGTGCATCCACGACCCGACGATGGACCGCACCACGTACAAGACCGGCGCCGTCAATAGCTACCTCACCGAAGAGATCGGGCAGCAGGTCCTCACCAACGGGCGGGTCATGCTCGGCCCCGGCTGGACTGAACAGCCGATGGTGCCGTTGCGCCAGGTCCTCGATGAGTTCCTCGGTAAGATCCCGATCTTTCTCGAGGCCAAGGGCAACGACGCTGTTGTCCCCACCCAGACCCTGCTGAGCACGTACTACCCGCACGCCCCCCGCTCGGTGATCTGGAAGTGCCACATCGGCACGGCGAGCCTGCCCTGGGCCAAGGACCCGTCACGGAACTACAAGACCTGGGTGTACCTCGACGACGGAACATCGGATGCGGCGATCACCGCGAAAGACCAGTACATCGACTACCTCGGTGTCTCCACGACCATGGCGGATGCCAGGGTCGCCCAGATCGTCGCTCGCGGGAAGCCGGTCTTCTCCTGGCCCGTCTACCGGCGCAGCCAGGTCGCGCGGCTCACCGGGCTTGGGGTCGTCGGCATCATGGCGTCCGACCCCCGGTACGTATCCACTGCCCTGCCGCAGCGCACCGCGTCCAGGTGGGACCTCCAGGTCAAAGAATCCGGGGGCACCCCGGGGCTGGACTACGACGCCACCTATTCGCTGCTGTTCGCTCCGGCCCCTGATGTCGGCTGGGTCAGCATCAACGCCTTGCCCAATCAGTCTTATGGGCTGGGAACCTATGCGCCGGTGCAGGGCAGTGCGGCTGGCTACCGGATCGCCTTCGACATGAAGTACAAAACCCTGCCCGCGGCAACGGTCCACGGCGGCTTCTACTTCGGGAAGGCCGCCGACGATGGCTACCGGTTCAGCACGGCGAACGCGAGCGGCGGCTACCACGTGGTGATGCGGGCATCTGGCGACATGCAGCTGTACCGGCACACCGCAGGGTCGACGACGGGAACCCAGATCGGGTCGACAATCACGACGCCGGCCCCGATCGCCGACACGGCCATGAGCTTCCAGATCAACGTGACGCCGACGACAGTCGAACTGAAACGCACCGACGGGGCCGGCTGGACTACTGGGCCCATCGCCGACACGACCTACCGCGGTGGTTACCTCGGCCTGTCGAACGGCAGCATCACCGACCTCACCACCCGCCCCTACTGGCGGAACCTCGTCATCACCCAGCTGTAG
- a CDS encoding DNA-binding protein, producing MPEQLITEDLAAYWTGRPATTIRRWAAEGRLTRHQDHGRRKNGVLYSLKELPVAERDADTRALITPAPTPPILGQDDLLAA from the coding sequence ATGCCCGAGCAGCTCATCACCGAAGACCTCGCGGCCTACTGGACCGGACGACCCGCCACCACCATCCGCAGGTGGGCCGCAGAAGGCAGACTCACCCGCCACCAAGACCACGGGCGGCGCAAAAACGGTGTGCTCTACAGCCTCAAAGAGCTGCCCGTCGCCGAACGCGACGCAGATACCCGAGCCCTGATCACCCCAGCACCGACACCACCGATCCTCGGCCAAGACGACTTACTGGCCGCCTAA
- a CDS encoding DUF6221 family protein, producing the protein MTDLADFLRARYAETREREQGKRKVIPSAFDDHNVEWRYGMGDPETLYVDGHPYPVEKYAEIATAPAPDPDVIADLDAKLAIIDLMERTLRFAEGDSEVDHYGAVGNADETLSLLARPFAGHPDYKEDWAA; encoded by the coding sequence GTGACGGACCTTGCCGACTTCCTCCGCGCCCGATACGCGGAGACGCGCGAGCGAGAGCAGGGCAAGCGCAAGGTCATCCCCAGCGCTTTCGACGACCACAACGTTGAGTGGCGCTATGGGATGGGCGACCCCGAAACCCTGTATGTCGACGGGCACCCATACCCCGTCGAGAAGTACGCCGAGATCGCCACCGCGCCCGCACCCGACCCCGACGTCATCGCCGACCTCGACGCCAAGCTCGCCATCATCGACCTCATGGAACGCACGTTGCGGTTCGCCGAGGGGGACTCCGAAGTCGACCACTACGGCGCGGTGGGGAACGCTGACGAGACCCTTTCCCTCCTCGCCCGACCCTTCGCCGGGCACCCCGACTACAAGGAAGACTGGGCAGCATGA
- a CDS encoding DUF5565 family protein, with protein sequence MKKIPTLFVRDFDARPALVLPKVAPGCEWVLAGEGEATRKYDGTCVMLDQSGEWWARREVKRGKTPHPRYVTISTDDETGKTVGWEPVAQSSFAKFHAEALANVGPTSPGTYELLGPKINGNPDDYADHILIPHGWSILSIRQDFATAPRDYDGLREWLQARPYEGIVWHHPDGRMVKIKGKDFPRQDQQ encoded by the coding sequence ATGAAGAAGATCCCGACTCTGTTCGTCCGAGACTTCGACGCCCGACCGGCCCTGGTCCTGCCGAAGGTGGCGCCAGGCTGCGAATGGGTGCTCGCTGGAGAAGGCGAGGCCACCCGCAAATACGACGGGACCTGCGTCATGCTCGACCAGTCCGGCGAGTGGTGGGCGCGGCGCGAAGTGAAGCGTGGCAAGACGCCGCACCCTCGCTACGTGACGATCTCCACCGACGACGAGACCGGCAAAACCGTCGGCTGGGAACCCGTCGCCCAGTCCAGCTTCGCGAAGTTCCACGCCGAGGCGCTCGCCAACGTCGGGCCAACCAGTCCAGGGACTTACGAACTACTCGGGCCGAAGATCAACGGCAACCCGGACGACTACGCCGACCACATCCTCATACCGCACGGCTGGTCGATCCTGTCCATCCGGCAGGACTTCGCGACCGCCCCCCGCGACTACGACGGGCTCCGCGAATGGCTCCAGGCTCGCCCGTATGAGGGCATCGTCTGGCACCACCCCGACGGGCGCATGGTCAAGATCAAGGGCAAGGACTTCCCGCGCCAGGACCAGCAGTGA
- a CDS encoding DUF6221 family protein, whose translation MTAALATFLRARFAEELEKARYASNVVVQDPARFGVKPEDAAAHARFTIATAEVHLALLEDTVVPNLGANGSAGETAEYQLRLLAAPYLEHKEYPHEPGSPA comes from the coding sequence ATGACCGCCGCTCTGGCTACGTTCCTCCGCGCCCGGTTCGCCGAGGAGCTGGAGAAGGCCCGCTACGCCAGCAACGTGGTGGTCCAGGACCCGGCCCGTTTCGGCGTCAAGCCCGAGGACGCTGCTGCGCACGCCCGGTTCACCATCGCCACCGCCGAGGTACACCTGGCGCTACTGGAGGACACGGTGGTGCCGAACCTGGGGGCCAACGGGTCGGCCGGCGAGACAGCCGAGTACCAGCTGCGGCTCCTCGCCGCCCCCTACCTGGAGCACAAGGAGTACCCGCACGAGCCTGGTAGCCCCGCATGA
- a CDS encoding DUF6221 family protein — MTAALVAFLRAQFDEDDAVARAADAELSTVFTRIATFDPEMAADERHIMRHRPARAHYEVVAKRLMLDEALASRHHVSADQYETCPRATMADGLDARQQAALNALNDEHRQEDGREPACWDSCGRDARVRRTLELLALPYVDHPDYMQALSADQA; from the coding sequence ATGACCGCCGCCCTGGTGGCCTTCCTCCGGGCCCAATTCGACGAAGACGACGCAGTTGCGCGGGCGGCAGATGCCGAGCTGAGCACGGTGTTTACCCGCATTGCCACCTTCGACCCCGAGATGGCGGCGGATGAACGCCACATCATGCGGCACCGTCCAGCCCGCGCCCATTACGAGGTCGTAGCGAAGCGGCTCATGCTCGACGAGGCCCTGGCCAGTCGGCACCACGTCAGCGCCGATCAGTACGAGACGTGCCCGCGCGCCACAATGGCCGACGGGCTCGACGCTCGACAGCAGGCAGCACTGAATGCCCTGAACGACGAGCACCGCCAAGAGGACGGTCGTGAACCTGCGTGCTGGGACTCCTGCGGCCGGGACGCCCGGGTCCGCCGCACCCTGGAACTGCTGGCCCTGCCCTACGTCGACCATCCCGACTACATGCAGGCCCTGTCCGCCGACCAGGCGTAG
- a CDS encoding pRL2-8, with protein MASKTALTPPAGECSQCWYHAYASKEAHQGLGSREDCPACVDHMLNGHG; from the coding sequence ATGGCAAGCAAAACAGCCTTGACCCCCCCGGCAGGCGAATGTTCCCAGTGCTGGTACCACGCCTACGCGTCGAAAGAGGCCCACCAAGGACTCGGCTCCCGCGAGGACTGCCCGGCCTGCGTCGACCACATGCTCAACGGCCACGGCTGA